The following DNA comes from Camelina sativa cultivar DH55 chromosome 14, Cs, whole genome shotgun sequence.
TAGTAACCTTGGTTCCAGCTATGGTAATTCTTGACCAAGATTGGTCCTTTGGGTCTAAAAGGTCCGTTCTCTGAGAATGCACCAACACCCAAAGATGAACATCCTGGTCCTGCATTTACACTcacatttctcattttttctatGTACTGTCTCTATATAATGTAAATTTGGTGGTTGAGAGAGTGAAGGTTTGAAAGTTGAAACGAACCTCCATTGAGCCAGAGGACGAGAGGCTTAGAGGTTGGATCAGTTTCAGCCTCGGCGAAGTAGTAAAACAGAGCTCTCTGTTTCTTGTCGTCCACAGTGACATAACCGGAGTATTGCTGAAATCCTACTTGGGGTTGACCGGGTAAACTGGTGACCCGATCGGAGGAGTGGGACAGAACACTGGAAGAGCTAAGAAAGAGGATTAGGGCAAAGGAGATTGTTAGCCATTGgagatgaggaggaggagacatGATGTCACTTCTTCTTggtggtttgtttggtttgagaagaaggaagatgacTTTGGTCTTTGTTTTCCCACTTGCTGCTCTGTACATTTATATCAAGATTCACCTTTTTTCTTATGTAtctttttataatgtttttacatATGGGTGTTATTTATTGGTAACATTTAACCACATAGGTAACTTATGTATACACCAGTGCGGTAAAAATTAGCGGTACTATTACTATACCGGCCATGAAACCAAGCATGAGCTTGCGGCATTAGCtatgttaatttatatactttAGCAGCCCACATGAAGTTTGACGGtagaaaaaacttttttttattgatccTGTGGATTcaccaaatgtttttttccataaaactcATTTATATTGatagatttctttatttttcatttgtacGTAGCCTAAAATATGCTGGAGTGGCTCTGCATTCAACCGCAAATAAACAATGGTCATCTAATTTCAAAGCATTTCCAacttatttttcttcaaaatagagTAATTCTATATCATAGTTGAAATTTTCTCCAACTCTACtccatttctaaattttaatgtaaatttacTCGTATAGTTGATTGGATtagcacacacacaaaaaaaaaagtatactcCCTAGTCTCTCGCcatgtttcaaaatataagatttcaCATATACTAAGGGGGGTTCTATTCAACTtggaatattagattgaatacacTCCCTAAGAAATTATTTGTAATTACAATTATATCATTTATAGTTATTAAAAGATTTCTTCTGCGTAAAAATGAAATGATAGGGAgatctatataataaaaaatcatagaaCACATCTAACTTTTtggaccatttttttttttgtataacatatctaataatttgaaacaaaaagaatatcaaATGTGGACCAAAACACTTTCTAGTGATGGTTTGAATCCAATAAGTATAAAATGGAGGAAATAATCCACATTTCCAATAATGTTTGTACTCCTAAAGTccactattattattttttcaaaaagagaaaaaagtataaatagaAAGGGAAATatatatctagaagataaaaaGCTACTTTGTGACACTGAAAATTAGATCAAAATAGAGAGACAATTAGCGAATAATCAGCGAATTTACTAATtttatcacaaaataattaatttttgatgATGTTTGCAAGTAAGGGAGTGTCATCAGCAAATGGAGCTAGCGTGGCTGGAGTTCACTCAACCAACTCCCACCCCCTCAACTCCGCAACACCAAAAAGTCTCTTTATCCCTTGAGCTCTTTCCTCCGTCGAAGTGTTTTTATcaactaaattttgtttttatatttcttcCAGATTTCATCAAGAAACTTTTATAATGTTTGACCAGAGATAATATTTGGTAGTTTACAAATAGTATTAGCGTGAGAATGTTGATATATCATTTGAGTATATGTGTTTGTAAACTGCATAACCTCTACGGCTCTATATGAACAACACGGTCAAAGGACTTTCATCTATTACACAATGACAACATTTTTGAAAGTCTGAAACTAACAATATATTACTTCAAAGTTCAAATACAGATAACGTGATTGTTTACATTAAAACACAGCAAAATTCTTTGAATTCAAACATTATTTGGAAACCCTATCCGTTTGTGTTTTGCATTaatgttaaaattttcaaaatacatatgaaaaaatCATTGGAAAGGGCAAGATTTTTAAGAGTCAGATAAACACAGGGATTTAGCATGTAACAGAAATATGAGACCCTAAAGACaattatatatctaattataaACTTCGGGAGTTTAGAATAAAAGAACGAATACTAgtaggaagaagatgagtttggCCCAgctataatttaaattttaggcATGATAGAGAAATAAGGCCAAACAAATTGAGAACCACAACACAAGAGTGGTATGGTATGCGTGTAAAGGAACTTTTAACAATGGCACTCGCAGAGACCACTGCATGCAATTATGCCTTTCAGcaattttattacttttaagGGTCACTTTTTtccagcatatatatatatatatatatatatatataaaagattttttgaattatttttttatggcTTCGTTATTATTTTGCTTCGTAAAATAAAGTACAAGTACTCTAAAATGTAAGTGTCATGATGTGTTCACCTCAATAGTACCATAGTAAGTAACTATGGACAATTCAACATCTAAGTTTATTATCGTGTTCTGCTTAAGAAACCACATGATTGCTATATTCGTATAATCGtatttatcaaaagaaaaaacattgccAATCGTCACTTGTACCTCCATGAAAAGATCATATTTGTATGAAAACGAACCTTCATTGTGTGTTACTCTTTAGTCGTTTGTCTATTCCGTTTATATATACATTCAGTTGGTAAATTTTNNNNNNNaaaaaaaaaaaaaaaaaaaaaaatcattgctGTTTATATCGTCAATACTATGGAGTATTCAGCATCTAAGTTTATAATCGTCACTTGTACCTCCATGAAAATATCTTACATTTGTATGAAAACGAACCTTCATTGTGTGTTACTCTTTAGTCATTGTCTATTCCGATTATATACATTCAGTTGGTAAATTTTGTTGTGGAACgtcaaaaataatacataataatCATTGCTGttatcttagtttttaaaaatacaatatcaTCACTATGAACAAAAGTAATACTACTATAGTACACTCCCAAGTGATGATCAAAATGGATAAACAGATACAAACAAAAGGTGCGTTGTTTACAGCCAATTTGATGCTTCACGCCAAGCTTTCTCCATCTTTCCCAAGGCCAaatcatttctgtttttttttcgttttactAAATTAAACTCCTCTTCATTCCACCACGCACCCATtgccgattttttttttttaattcggaATTAAGAAACTTATCCCTATTTCTCGACTTGTTTGAAAAATAGGTAAACTGTTaccttaaattttaaaagtggtTAAGTTTATTAATGCtctagttttgtgtttttttttggggggggaaTGTGTATAGAATCATGTATATACTACTATGCTTTTGGGAACTTTGAGTGTAAGCCAAgtctttttaaaaccttttctCTTATTCTTCGTCGAAgctttttgatgtgttttttataCCCAAATATAAGCTGAGAAAAAAGCTAAATAACTTTCCGATATaaacaaggaaaaggaaaaaaatacaagataaatattctttttctaGGTCTTCAGATAGaaattccaaacaaaaacataagacGACGATGTAACTTATCGAGCCACATGTATTTTGATTAAGGACAAGATAATACGATAATACACCTAACTCTACGTGTCTAGGACTCGCAAATGATTTAACTTaatggattattattattaagcgAATGTTCTTTTTCCCAGTGgttttttttcccaattaaCTAACGAATGTTTCCATGAACAAGAACGCATCAAATGGAAAACATAAACAAGAGTATCAAACATCTTTGTAAGAATGATTTGATTTGACAGGGTTAGATCATACCATTCTTATATTTCAATACGATGTTTAACTTTCTGAACAACGTTTAATGCTTTATAGGATGATTTTCAAGAGAGATATAATTGCTCATTGACACACGTTTGACGTCTTATATGAACGTAGCCATCACGGAtcatagtgatgatgatgacgatgggGTCAAGGTAACAGTGCTCCCCACTCGAGAATGTCGCCGGAAATTACTCCTATTAGTTCCTAACATTCTCCTCTGAAGTATTAAAGTCACCCATGTCATTTTAAAAGTTCTAGTTTCTCTATTTACAAATGATATTCATTGTTCATAAGaatcttaataaatataaaacctAACATACAATTTCTTAATCACGCCCATTCTTCAATTGCCGAAGCCTTTGGTTAGTAATTGCTccatgtataatatatatttttagtgaatttttgaaataaaggaaagagtttgaatTCTTACAGTCTAATTCTAAGTGAAAATCTTATCTTCTTTGATGAAAATATGTCATTTTAtctcatttatttgttttggctCAAAATATTAGCGATATAACAAAATGGAATATAACAAGAACTAGCTAGCGGCTACGACGAACAAGTGGGGTGAAACATAGAAACCAAATGGAACAAAGacaacaaagttaaaaaaatgatttagaaCAATATtcttttcaataaacatttttcaatgtttttcttatgatattaaaacaacatattttgaataattaattgATGCAAAAGCTCTTTATTGGTTATATCAactaaatggtttttttttcataacaaatTCTATAGAGATGAGATAGTTCTGTAACGCTTTATGAATAACGTAATAGTCTATTTCAACGTATTTGGTTTATTGGAAGACGAAATAAATAAgtagataataatttttcttgtttattcacattctaaaaaatatatatactactacaCGCAAATAAGGGACTCTACTAGATAGAATCGGaatagaaacagagatctacccAAATTTACACATCATATAATGGATCGTTTTCTCGATTAATGATGACTAAGTACAGTCGTTGAGATTGTTCCCATCTTTAACCACGGGTTGCCGTAGCGGTAGGCCATCCATTAAAAACCTTGGTAAATCAATGtttaacaataaatatgtaaaagaataaaaagacaAGAACTTGCTCAAAAAACAACTTTGAGGATATTTTAATATGAACAGCTATTTTGTTGGGAActgaaaatagagaaaaaaaaatgaaaaagggaAAAGAGACAGAGTCCATTTGGTCTGAAACTCAAAAAACAACTTTTGCCTTTATGGGTTGGCTAAAGGAGTGGGAATGGCCCATCCCCACCCTCTCACGTCTTGTCTCTTATATCCCAATTTTCTCATTATCCTCTTCTTTGATTTACtgttttttcttattcataATAATTACAAATGGAAACACTAACTAAAAGCCGAGCCCTTTCTTATAtgtgtcttcttctcttgctttaTTGTCCCAATGTCGTTTGCCCTACTACTTAGTACTTACTACATTcacttattttgaaaaattattagtttactTAAAGTTCATTTAAACTTTTGACTCTCCATcgcaatttgtttgttaaatgtAGGGCTTATATATAACCTACGTTAAGGTAATTATATGATCCAAACAAAACTATAGCATGACTTGTGAACCATTTTTATGATTACTAAGACCATGGGCAACGCCGTAGTTTCGGTCCGTCCCCTGatttatttggatttaaatttaaatcataaaatcccaaTTACGAAAAAACGGTTCTTATTTGGGGACGTTTTTTGTCCGTGTACTTGGACACGTGGAAGCTGGTCGTCGAGAGAAAGTTCTCCAATTCTCTCTTCTATCTCGACTCCGTCTCCGTCTTCGTCTTGGGTCCGGTGGCCACACACGATCTGAACCCAGTCGCCGGCAGTCATCGCCCACCGTTTGGTGTTGcaatctttctctctccttcaaACTCGTAAGCTTTAGAGTATATCAACCAGATGTTCCCAAAGCTTCGGTTCCTTCCAAATCATCTCATCACCACCAGGAACAGCCAGCTACGTCTCACTGAAGAGCAATCGCTTCTTCTTAATTAGATGAGGTAACTAAAATCgttgatgattgattgattgattgattggttcTATCTTGATTAGTTTGATTGGAAcgcatagagagagagagagagagagagctagttTTATCTTGATtagttcttcttgttgttgttggatcatTATGTGATTAACCATTATGTGCGGTCACAAATCTGCCATATATTTAGTGTTCTAGAGATTACAAAGGTGCTCTGTTGCTAATTATTAGACTGCTCAGAGTTAGAGGAGTAATGTAGTAATATCAATAGAACTTGAGTTGTATTGATATTTATAGGTCCAGTTGCTGAAGACATGTTTCATTGGCAAGCTACAATAATGGGTCCTGCAGAGAGTCCGTATTCAGGGGGTGTGTTTCTCGTTACCATTCACTTCCCTCCCGATTATCCTTTCAAACCACCAAACTGTAGTAAAGTTAGCTTTTGAAATGCCTCAAGGAATCAATGGCCTTAGATCAAAGTTCATAGTAAAGTCCTGCAGTAGATGATGACGGAGATTGTTTTTCTCCCTTGGCGCTGAATGCGACCTCCGTAAACGTTGAAGTCTATTATAACAAAGCTGTGAACTATACATTGATGGTCACTTTTGTATCCTATGTTCTAACCTTTTTCCATTCCATCATAACATGGATACACTTTTTAGCGAATTCCTTAACTTGTTATTGTACTTAGGTCTCGTTCCTACAGGTTCTTTTGTTGATCCGACAAATGGAGCACAGTAACACACAATCCGTAAGATTCTTGCTTTTTTGTtaatctgatttgttttttagaaGAGACTGGATGCTAACTTTGGAATTACTCTTCTTGTATTTATGCAAGGGTGCTGCAAAGGTCTCTATAGTAATGATCGGGTAACAAGCCATCATGGATTCTTATTTATGCCTTTTACATCTCACAGCTGGGATTTTAGTTGgtatgtattttataaaataatctcACACTTGTGTTTCCTCTTTGTTTAGATGGTAATCTTATGTTATAacaatgttaatgttaatttttgtaacttttaaaatattattattttatttgggggaccaaatacaaatagacaccaatgttcatactaaaaataagaacctttcaaaataatacttttaaatttgggGGACCAAAAATTGTCCCTaaccaatgcccatgctctaAAGAAAGGTACCCACCAATTTTGTTTACactattcttttttctttttcttttttttttttgttgataaaaacgCTATTCATTTTTCTGGGGTGATATATGTGTTTAGCTTCACTTTGGGTTAACACATTTTCGATATTTAATTTGAATTAGTCGGATTCCAAATACACCACATTAAAGTgtaaattacataaatataagaaaaaatcatatttgatcAAAGTAAGCTGtaaatatattcttaatttttggAGATTTTCATATCATGATGGTagtaattcatttttttaaagcttattattattaaatttgaattgttcaaaacaaaatattgagaTTGGCGGGACAATTAAGTCAGAGTGTAACTGTTTATCATAATATGTCAAACAAAACTAAGTCATAATCTGATAATCATAATACAACTTTCGAACATTCCAAATGGGAGATCATTTCAACACTTGGGACGGGACACTTGAAAGATGATGGAGTGCCATGTCTTCCTAGATGTTTGAGTAACTTGTCACACTCTCTGGAAATAGTTTCGCCGATCAGCCGGCCACATGTCCTGAAGTAGTTCGGACTCTTTGATAGCCAAAAATCTACTCCATCATATATGTACAACAAAGTGAAAAGCTAGTATAGGCATTTATAAAAGCGAAATTTTGATATGCGATCATTACGAGCAATTACATACACACACTTGTAAACTTACTTTTATAAACGAAATTGATTGAAATTACTAATCTTCTTATTTTTCACATATCTATATCAAGAAACAAGATCCCCATACACCTTTTAAAGCCTTACTTTTCTGGctgatattttcaaatatatttcacTTTTATGTATTGGTCTATGGCTCTATGCATGTGACTATGTCTCATTTGTATGTgtgtaatatataaatgtatattaaCATGCTAATAGTggaaaattatatagtataagaggaagagagagatagagggGTAGGTCAAAAGGAAAggatttgagtttttctttaatgaaaaTTGTAACGGTAACAAGTGTGTGTATGAGTCTTTTTTGTAAGGTGTAGTGGggaattattaaatcaaagaGAGAACATGCCTATACCAATCACACCCTCTTTTCCTCTCCTCATCTAAATTTCTTACCTTTTGTCTTcaaactttttcttctctttttcgcTTTAGTTGTTGTCCCTTTCATTTTAGCTAGGTTATAAAATCCCAAACGTGAGCTCACAATTTGTCCTGTgagaaatgattaaaaaaacactcaaaaatGTGTATAAGTACTTAAATGGCAATATTTGGtagatttataataaaaagtCAGAAATAGACTTCAAAAACTCATGTTTGAGAGATCTgtattcttctttgtttctgaaAAGTATGCATTTTAACATTAAGTTCAACTTCTAATACATATGTGTACTGGATAATATAAAGGGAATTGCATATATCGATTAATGGGAGGTCCAAGACAGCTAAGTGAATCTCATGTCTACCTTTACTATGGCGGGTGACTTTGACCCTTTTTACAACTACTAGCTAGTACTGGATTTATGTTCAGTTTGCACTGTTCAATTAGAGGAACAATGGTGccaagtttgattttgatttcatttGGGATATAAACggattctcttttgttttgggaCAAGCTTCCAAAGAAGAAagtgacaaacaaaaaaagggacGTCTACATATACACTATACAATCTGAACTTCTACAGTATAGTCTTTAGATGGTTGTAACAAAGGAAATACGGAATTGATACTAACACTTATCTTTTGGACTCTTCTGTTACATTTTTTGGGGGTACTATATACTTAACGAGACTAATAAATTATGAGTGTCAAAGGGGTTTAACCCACCCCACTTTAATAAAATGGTCGAAAGAATCCACTGTCCACAATGAGCCAACATGCGCAGCCCACATTTTTCGGCATCAAAATTGTAGCCTTAACTCGTCCAATGATAGGAAAATTCATGCCAATCTGCTTGTTCTTTGCCATAAAGGACACTCCAAAAGGGTTTGCTTTCTTTGtcatattttaaactttaaagagaTTTAGTCAGGCCATTAAAACAAACTTGGAACTATACCATTAGTGAAATTGCAAACCCTTTGGTTCCACTTGCTCATCAATAATAATACTACAAAGGAATTTATCATGAAAATACAAGCTAGGCAAGATCAAAGTAAAGAGACGGTCCATTATATATCAATGTTGCAAAAAGGGTTCTTTTATCATAATCCAGGAGCAAATAGATGATGTAATTGTTGATTGTTCCATGGTTTCATCCACATGAATCCATACTACCAAAGTTTTTTGTAAACATCTTCTAATGGGTTTTATGATATATCAAATGATCATTTCCCCACATTCTCGGATACCTGTACGTTACAGCACAATCATCAACTTAAACCAGGAAAAATCTAAAAGGAAGAGATTCATATGTCGATATCGTGTTTATACCTTACAAGATGACTTGGGGTAGAGGATATCGTAATGGCCTGGACGATACAACAAGGTTATAAAAGGTgctgaagcttcttctttctcattagTGCCCACAGGAACAAAGTCATGATGGTTCACAGTGACGCCTCCATTATCACATGAGCTACGGTCAAGATACACAACCCTGATTGCAACACCAAGCGCGTCTGACAAAGCGGTTATGTGAATATGGTCACTCTCTTCCCCCATTGGTTCGACCGAGGACTTGCAAAACTATAACAAACTAGTGTTAATACTTTGCATTCACCTATGCTCTAACAATCTAGTAAGAGGTATTCAGAGCTTTCTATAGAATCTTTAGTTTAAGCATAAGTGCAAGCGACTTAGCGTCTCACGACACTGAATAATCCCATACAAAGCAAGCGAGTTTGGTAGCATCCAGTTTTGATGAAATTTTGTACATTGTAAATGCATCTCTAAACTAACCTACatcatttttgttatatatttctgCATAATGCTACAATGGCGAACTAGAAACGTACCACCAACAAAAAATTTCAGAGGTAATAGTAAGTTATTGTTACTGAAAGACTTTAAAATTGACAGAAATGTCACAGAGACGCATGaagaaatttcaaatatatCACCAAGTGGCTAGACTTCCACAACATAGTAAGCGTGTACAAACCTGATCCACTGTTGTGTTTAATAAGCCTGCTATAAAGGGCTCGAAAAAATCAGCACGCGTTCGTATATCACCAGCCGTAACAAACCTGAAGAACATTACaactaaaacaacaaaatttgtcAACACTATGTACAGTTGGATATGCATCGCCAAAGAAATCAGAGCAATGCTAAAGAAAATTAAAGCAACTTACTGTAGTCTGAGACTGACTGATCTCTACTTCTATTAACGAGCTCATCATAGCTGTAAGAGAAAGATAGTTGCAAAAAGGATGAGATACTATGAGAAGAGACTTGTGCCATTCATGGAAGTCAGAACTTATCACACCAAATccgaaatcaaactcaaatgcCAATTAAAAATCCGTCTAGGCAAACAGTCATCTACCTTATAGACTCCTCACTTCCTTGGAGAATGTCATCAAGTTGCTCAAGGAACAGCTGTATCATtacgaaaaacaaaattgagcaTTTCgttataatattaacaaatttaaacgGCAGACACTAGAAAACAAATCTCGAAAATAAGGTGGTTAATTTACCGCAAAGAAGTCCTCAAATGTAAAATCTGTATAACCTAAGTTTTGCAGAGTCTTTCTACATTTCTCAACATTGACCTTGATACGATCGACTTCAGCACGATCTTGTGATTCCAATATATGCTCCTGCAAGTAAAgtagaaaggaaaaaacaagtTTAGCTAGAGATACAAACCACGTCTATGCAAAACAGCATCCAAAAACCgtaacaacacaaacaaaaagcttGAGAAAAATTTGAAGACATTATGAGAACATACAAGGTAAGAGAACATAAAACTTCGGAAGAAGCAATTTCCATCGCCTCTTGTTCGCCGGATCGCGATATATTGATAGTCCAGTATCTACAGGCATTGCAAACATGataatattataagaaaaaactgaaaGCAACAACCTCgacagacaaaaaaaacaaagaagaaacagaaagaaaggaAACCTTGATCTTCTCAAGCAAAATGGGACTCCCTGATTGGTACTCTGCAGCTAAACTAGAGAGAGGTTCCTGCACAGCAATGAACCAAAAAGCAAGcatcaaacttttttaaaagtttaaaacatgaaaagGTTTGTTCCTTTTAGAGAGCAGTTTTTGTTTCACTTGCAATACAAATGCGCAAAAAGATTAGTTCAAAGAACAGAGCAAGATTGACAGTTTCATGTAGATCCCAAGAAACACGAAAATATGAAACAGGAGATGAATTCTACATAAAGATGTGATAAGATTAGGTCTCAAACCTTATCACCAACATAAGGAACTTTAGCAGATTCATCTTCTTGAAAAGACGGTTGATCCATAGAAGCATCTTCCAGTGATGAACAAGTTCCCCATTCTTCACACTTAATCGAAGCAGCAGCTACTTCAG
Coding sequences within:
- the LOC104741419 gene encoding ubiquitin thioesterase otubain-like, which gives rise to MQNQNDMVKDEAEVAAASIKCEEWGTCSSLEDASMDQPSFQEDESAKVPYVGDKEPLSSLAAEYQSGSPILLEKIKILDYQYIAIRRTRGDGNCFFRSFMFSYLEHILESQDRAEVDRIKVNVEKCRKTLQNLGYTDFTFEDFFALFLEQLDDILQGSEESISYDELVNRSRDQSVSDYIVMFFRFVTAGDIRTRADFFEPFIAGLLNTTVDQFCKSSVEPMGEESDHIHITALSDALGVAIRVVYLDRSSCDNGGVTVNHHDFVPVGTNEKEEASAPFITLLYRPGHYDILYPKSSCKVSENVGK